The Methylotenera sp. G11 genome includes a window with the following:
- the tuf gene encoding elongation factor Tu, translated as MAKGKFERTKPHVNVGTIGHVDHGKTTLTAAITTVLTKKFGGEAKAYDQIDAAPEEKARGITINTAHVEYETATRHYAHVDCPGHADYVKNMITGAAQMDGAILVCSAADGPMPQTREHILLARQVGVPYIIVYLNKADLVDDPELLELVEMEVRDLLSKYDFPGDDTPIITGSARAALEGDQSDIGEPSIFKLADALDSYIPLPERAIDGTFLMPVEDVFSISGRGTVVTGRVERGIVKVGDEIEIVGIKDTLKTTCTGVEMFRKLLDQGQAGDNVGVLLRGTKREEVERGQVLAKAGSIKPHTKFTAEIYVLGKDEGGRHTPFFQGYRPQFYFRTTDVTGAVELPAGTEMVMPGDNVSITVTLIAPIAMEEGLRFAIREGGRTVGAGVVAKIIE; from the coding sequence ATGGCAAAAGGTAAATTCGAACGGACCAAGCCGCACGTAAACGTAGGCACGATTGGCCACGTTGACCACGGTAAAACAACACTGACAGCGGCGATTACCACTGTACTGACCAAGAAATTCGGCGGCGAAGCAAAAGCTTACGACCAAATTGACGCGGCACCAGAAGAAAAAGCACGCGGCATCACCATCAACACAGCACACGTAGAATACGAAACAGCCACACGTCACTACGCACACGTTGACTGCCCAGGCCACGCCGACTATGTAAAAAACATGATTACCGGCGCAGCCCAAATGGACGGCGCAATCCTGGTATGTTCAGCAGCTGACGGCCCAATGCCACAAACACGCGAACACATCCTGCTGGCACGTCAAGTAGGCGTACCATACATCATCGTATACCTGAACAAAGCCGACCTGGTTGACGATCCTGAATTGTTGGAACTGGTTGAAATGGAAGTGCGTGACCTGTTAAGCAAATACGACTTCCCAGGCGACGACACCCCAATCATCACCGGCTCAGCACGTGCTGCGCTGGAAGGCGACCAATCAGACATCGGCGAACCATCCATCTTCAAACTGGCCGACGCACTCGACAGCTACATCCCGCTGCCAGAACGCGCAATCGACGGCACATTCCTGATGCCAGTAGAAGACGTATTCTCAATCTCAGGCCGCGGTACCGTAGTAACCGGTCGTGTAGAACGCGGCATTGTTAAAGTCGGCGACGAAATTGAAATCGTAGGTATCAAAGACACCCTGAAAACCACCTGTACCGGCGTTGAAATGTTCCGCAAACTGCTGGATCAAGGTCAAGCAGGCGACAACGTAGGCGTATTGCTGCGTGGTACCAAACGTGAAGAAGTGGAACGTGGTCAAGTATTGGCAAAAGCTGGCTCTATCAAACCGCACACCAAATTCACGGCAGAAATCTACGTGCTGGGTAAAGACGAAGGTGGTCGTCACACGCCATTCTTCCAAGGCTACCGTCCACAATTCTACTTCCGTACCACAGACGTAACTGGCGCAGTTGAATTGCCAGCGGGTACAGAAATGGTTATGCCAGGTGACAACGTATCAATCACAGTGACCCTGATTGCCCCGATCGCGATGGAAGAAGGCTTGCGCTTCGCTATCCGTGAAGGTGGCCGTACTGTGGGTGCTGGTGTTGTAGCTAAGATTATCGAGTAA